The DNA region CAGGCGGGCCGGTTCGGCGAGCAACCGTATATCGACCGTTAGGTGCAATCTCATGGAAGTCTGGTTCATCGAACCTCCGCCCACTCTGGACTGGCAGCCGTCATCGGGAGTTTCCACCGCCGGCCGACGGCACCCCTCGCTGAATTTCACCGGCGAGCAGGTCTACAGCTACATCAACCTGTCCGCCGCCGCCGTGCTCCGGAAAGCAGGCCACACCGTTCGGTACACTCATTGCCAGACGGAGGGAATTGATCGGGCGGCCCTGGTGTCGAAAATCCGGGAATTCCCCACCGGTCTTATCGTGATCATGGCCGAGCATATCAACTGGGGCGTGACTGCCGCGATCATCCGCGAAATCCGTCAGGAAAGCGATGCCCACGTCGTTCTCGTCGGGCCGTTGGCAACCGCCTTGGATCACGAGGTGATGAACCGCCTGGAGCCGGACTACATCCTCCGCCGCGAGTGGGATCTGAGCGTGTTGGCCCTCTCTCGATCCCTTGCCGATGGTACACCGCTGGAAGAGGTTCCAGGACTGACTTACCGCCGGGGCGGCGCGCTTCAACGCACTCCTGACAGCCCCCTGGTGGAAGACCTGGACGCTCTGCCGTTCCCCGCCTACGACCTGGTCCGGCTCGACCGGTTCTACGAATCGGTGTTCAAGCGCTTTCCCGCAGCCACCACCATCACCAGCCGTGGCTGTCCCTATCGGTGCGTCTTCTGCGCATTTCCCGAGACGATCTACGATCATCGGTATCGCGCCCAGTCGCCGGAGAGGGTGCTGGAAGAAGCCCGTTTCCTGTACCGGGATCACGGCGTGCGGGAGATCCGGTATGACGACGACACCTTCGAGGTGGACCGCGATCGGGTATTCAAAATCTGCGAGAATTTTCGCTCGGCCCGCATGGATCTCGTCTGGGCGCCGCAGTGCCGCCCGGGCAACGTGGACCTGGAACTGGCCCGGGCAATGAAACAGGCCGGTTGCACCTTCATCCTGTACGGCGTCGAGTCGGGAGTTGATGATATCCTGCAGAAGATCCGGAAAGGGACCACTACGGAGAGGATCCGCCAGGGTGTCAGGGCGGCGCAGCAAGCGGGCATCGACGTGCTCAACTGCGTGATGATCGGTTTCTACTGGGATACCCGGGAAACCATCCGAGAAACGATCGCATTCGCCTTCGAGCTGAATGCGGAGTTCACGCAATTTTCAATGCCGGTGCCCCTGCCGGGCACTGTGTATTGGGACTTTCTGGTCGGCGAAGGGGTGATCCGGCCGGACGATTGGCTTCGATCCGACAGTTTCCACGGCTTGGGCTTTGATCTGCCGCACGTTTCTGCGTCGGAACTCCAACAGATTCTCCGCAAGACGTACCGACGCTATTACACCCGGCCACGTTACGTCTGGATGATGGTACGGCGGGCCGGTCGATCCCGCGATGAACTGTGCCAGACCTGGCGCGGATTGAAGGCGCTGCTCACTCGTAACCGTCCGAGACCACCCGGGGTGAAACGAACCTGATTGAACAGGCACATGAGTCCGACCCGGATGAACGAAGTTCCCGCACCTGCTCACCCATCCCCGCCGTGGAGCGGCCGGCTTCGCG from Acidobacteriota bacterium includes:
- a CDS encoding radical SAM protein — protein: MEVWFIEPPPTLDWQPSSGVSTAGRRHPSLNFTGEQVYSYINLSAAAVLRKAGHTVRYTHCQTEGIDRAALVSKIREFPTGLIVIMAEHINWGVTAAIIREIRQESDAHVVLVGPLATALDHEVMNRLEPDYILRREWDLSVLALSRSLADGTPLEEVPGLTYRRGGALQRTPDSPLVEDLDALPFPAYDLVRLDRFYESVFKRFPAATTITSRGCPYRCVFCAFPETIYDHRYRAQSPERVLEEARFLYRDHGVREIRYDDDTFEVDRDRVFKICENFRSARMDLVWAPQCRPGNVDLELARAMKQAGCTFILYGVESGVDDILQKIRKGTTTERIRQGVRAAQQAGIDVLNCVMIGFYWDTRETIRETIAFAFELNAEFTQFSMPVPLPGTVYWDFLVGEGVIRPDDWLRSDSFHGLGFDLPHVSASELQQILRKTYRRYYTRPRYVWMMVRRAGRSRDELCQTWRGLKALLTRNRPRPPGVKRT